The nucleotide window ACCGACCGCGACCCGATCCTGCGGGCCGTGCTGCGTTCGCTCGCCGAGTGGTACGGACGCTGGCGGGAGGCCGACGGCGACCCGCACCCCTGCCGGCTCCAGGAGGCGTACGCGGCCGGCTGCGCCACCCTGGGCCGCGCCGTACGCGCCGAACTGCCCGGCGGACGCGAGCTGACCGGCGAGGCGGTCGCGGTGGACGCCGAGGGCCGGCTGGTGATCGACAGCGACGGGCGCCAGGAGGCGGTCGGGGCCGGTGACGTGGTCCACGTCCGCCCGGCCGGGGCGGCCGGCGGCAACCGCCGGTGAGCGTGAGCCAGAGCACACTGCCGTATCGTTGATCCGACGTTCTCCGGGTCCGTCCCGGGACCCCAGTGTGATCGGAAGGGCAGTGGTCGGAGCCTTGCGGCAGACCCCGGCCGGAGCGGGCCGCGGCGTGCGGTGCGGACCTCCGGCGCGGCGGCGTACGGTCCCCGGCGCGGCGCGCCGCCGCGCCCGGGGGCAGGCAGGGGGCGAGCGGTGAGCGCGGAAGACGAGGAGTTCCGTCCGATGGGCGCCGGATCCGCGGCGGAGGGCGCGCCGTCCGCCGCTCCCGGCGACGCCGTGGTCTACGGCCCCGCGCTGCCGCCGGAGGACGACGAACCGGGCGAGGGCGAGGAACCCGGGGCCGGCGAGGACCCGCTGGCGCTGCGCCTGGAACACCTGATCCTGGGCGCCGAACGCCGCTACACCCCCTTCCAGGCGGCGCGCAGCGCGGGCGTGCCGATGGAGCTGGCCTCCCGCTTCTGGCGGGCCATGGGGTTCGCCGACATCGGGCAGGCCAAGGCGCTCACCGAGGCCGACGTGCTCGCGCTGCGCCGGCTGTCGGGCCTGGTCGAGGCCGGACTGCTCAGCGAGTCGATGGCCGTCCAGGTGGCCCGGTCCACCGGCCAGACCACCGCCCGGCTCGCCGACTGGCAGACCGACTCCTTCCTCGAAGGGCTCACCGAGCCCCCGGAACCCGGCATGACCCGCGCCGAGGTCGCCTACCCGCTGGTGGAGCTGCTCCTGCCGGAGCTGGAGGAGTTCCTGATCTACGTGTGGCGCCGCCAGCTCGCCGCCGCCACCAGCCGGGTCGCCCAGGCCGACGACGCCGAGGCGGTCAACCGCCGGCTCGCCGTCGGCTTCGCCGACCTGGTCGGCTTCACCCGGCTGACCCGGCGGCTGGAGGAGGAGGAACTCGGCGAGCTGGTCGAGGCGTTCGAGACCACCTCCGCCGACCTGGTGGCCGCGCACGGCGGCCGGCTCATCAAGACCCTGGGCGACGAGGTGCTCTACGTGGCCGACGACCCCGGGGTCGCCGCGGAGATCGCGCTGCGCCTGATCGAGACGATGACCGGGGACGAGACGATGCCGGCGCTGCGGGTCGGGATGGCGTTCGGCACGGTCACCACGCGGATGGGCGACGTCTTCGGCACCACCGTCAACCTCGCCAGCCGGCTCACCTCGATAGCGCCACGGGACGCCGTGCTGGTCGACCCGGAGCTGGCCGACGCGCTGCGGGCCTCCGGTGACGCCCCGGTCTCGGAGGGCGACGCCGGCGAGGACGAGAAGTACCGCTTCGCCCTCCAGCCGATGTGGCGCCGCCCGGTGCGCGGCCTCGGCGTGGTCGAGCCCTGGCTGCTGAGCCGGCGCGGCTGAGCGTGGCCCTTTCCGTGGACGCCGGTGCCCTGCGATGATCCGTTAACGATCGTTGACGTATCTCGGGCGGGAACGGAGCGTGAGCACGATGGCGGAGGCCACGGCGGCGGAGGAACGGTTCGGCGAGTGGGTCGCGGTACGGCGCCACGGCGACGGCGGCCACGTCGCCGAACTGGTGCTGGACCGGGTCAAGGCGATGAACGCGGTCTCCACCGAGATGGCCCGGTGCGTGACCGCCGCCTGCCAGGCGGTCGCCGCCGACCACGGGGTACGGGCGGTGGTGCTCTCCTCCACCCACGACCGGGCCTTCTGCGTCGGAGCCGACCTGAAGGAACGCAACTCCTTCAGCGACGCCGACCTCGGCCGGCAGCGCCCGGTCACCCGCGCGGCCTACACCGCCGTGCTCGACCTGCCGGTGCCGGCGATCGCCGCCGTCCACGGCTTCGCCCTCGGCGGCGGCTTCGAGCTGGCGCTCTCCTGCGACGTGATCGTGGCCGACCCCACCGCGGTGGTGGGGCTCCCGGAGGTCTCGGTGGGCGTGATCCCCGGCGGCGGCGGCACCCAACTCCTGCCGCGCCGGGTCGGCGCCGCCAAGGCCGCCGAACTGATCTTCACCGCCCGCCGGGTCGCCGCGGTGGAGGCCCACGCGCTCGGCCTGATCGACGTCCTCACCGACCCGGGCCTGGCCCGCGAGGAGGCGCTGGCGCTGGCCGGACGGATCGCGGCCAACTCGCCCGTCGGACTGCGCGCGGCCAAGCGGGCCCTGCGGTTGGGGCAGGGGCTGGGCCTGCGGGAGGGGCTCGAGGTGGAGGACGGGGCGTGGCGTGAGGTCGCCTTCTCGGCGGACCGGGCGGAGGGGGTGGCGGCGTTCAACGAGAAGAGGCGGCCGGTGTGGCCCTCCTGAGGGTTCGCTCGCGCGGGTTCGCTCGCGCTGACGTCAGCCATTACGTCCTCGGGGTGCCCCCGCTCCCGGTTTCGTCGTGGCTGGCGTCAGCCATTACGTCCTCGGGGTGCGCCCGATTCCGCTTCGTCGTGGCTGGCGTCACTGATGTTTCCCCCCGCCCACCCGTGGCTGTGTTCGTACAGTGCGGGATGCGCACTGTCTGCCTTGGGTCCGGGGGCCCTCCGGGGTGACTCCTCGCTCCGCGTATCCGCCACGGTTGCGCTCCGGCTGCTGGGTCGCTGCGGGGACACCCCTGCACGCCCCCGTCCGGTCTCGTTCCGCGCTGCGGCACGGAGGGGGTGAGAAAGGAGATCGGGGTGACCCCAACCTCCTATCTCACCCTCCCCCGCGAAGAGAGGCACCCGCGAACGGACAGGAGGGGGTGTGCCGGGGGTGTCCCCACAGCGACCCAGTAGCCGGAGCCAAGCTGTGGCGGATACCTGGAGCGAGGAGTCACCCCCGGCGCGCCCCCGACCCCCAACGCACCGAAGGCGTACGCACCCCGTGCCGAACCAAACCAAAACCCCACCCCCCACCCACCGGCCAGGACGCTCCCACCCACCCGCCCACCACGGCGTGGCCGGACCAGCCGCGGGCAGCGGGGATCCGGGGGTACCGGCCACCAGGTGATGGCTGACCGCCAGCGCGAGCGAAGCGGTGGAGCGCTTAGCCTGATCGCATGGGTGACCGGGAGATCGGGGGCGACGCGCGGTTGATGGCCGTGGTCGCGCTCGCCCGGGCGGTGGCGGCGGCGCAGACGCCGGTGGACGCGGCCCGGGCCGCGGCGGGCCATGTGCGCGAGGCGCTGGGGGCCTCGTTCGCCGCGGTGTCGGTGTGGGAACGCGAGCGCGGTCTGCTGAGGGTGCTGGTCAACGACGGGCGGCTCGCGCCGGGGGAGGAGCGGTTCCCGGCCGACGAGACGTATCCGGTGCACGACTTCCCGGAGGTGGTCGAGTACCTGCACGGCGAGTGGGCCGGCGGTGGCGAGCCGCACGCGTGGGTGGAGACCGCCGACGGCCGCGGCACCGGCCCGTACCCGCACCAGCGGGTGGCCGCGCTGCGGCGGCGCGGCCGGGGGTGCTGCGTGGTCGCCCCGATCGTGCTGCACGGCCGCGCCTGGGGCGAGCTGTACATCGCGCGGGAGCTGGACGAGCCGGTGTTCGGCCGGGCCGACGCGGAGTTCGCCACCGTGCTGTCCGCGGTGATCGCCGCCGGGGTCGCCCAGACCGAGCGGCTGGAAGAGGTCCGGCGGCTGGCGTTCACCGATCCGCTGACCGGGCTGGCCAACCGGCGCGCGGTCGACGCCCGGCTGGACGAGGCGCTGGAACGCCACCGTACCGAGGGCACCGAGGTCTTCCTGGTGGTGTGCGACCTCAACGGCCTCAAGCGGGTCAACGACACCCTCGGCCACGAGGTGGGCGACAAGCTGCTGGTGGGGTTCGGCTCGGTGCTGTCGTTGTGCGGGGCGATGCTGCCGGGGAGCCTGGCCGCGCGGCTGGGCGGCGACGAGTTCTGCCTGCTGGCCGAGGGGTGCGCGGCGTCGGAGGTGGAACGGGCCGCGGAGGAGTTGTGCGTGCGGGCACGCTGGCTGGGGCTGGGCGACGGGGTGGCGGTCGGGGTGGCCTCGACCGACGCGGACGCCGGGCCGGTGCGGTCGGCGCGGCGGTTGTTCCGGCTGGCGGACGCGGCGCAGTACCAGGCGAAGGCGGAGCGCTCGGCCAAGCCGGTGATCGCCGGACGGGCCGTCGCCGAGCTGGCCGACGCGCCGCCGGGGCCGCCTCCGGAGCCGGGGGAGCGGCGGACGTTCCGGGGCCGCCGGTAAGGGGCGCCGCCCGGTCCCACCCCGTGACAGATGGAGATTCAGTCTTTAGGGTTCGTGAATATGGATATGCAGACTGTGGTCCTGGGCTCCTCCGGGACGAGCGCGGACGACGTACTGGCGGTGGCGCGGGGCGCGGCACGGGTCGAACTCGCCCCCGAGGCGCTGGCGGAGATCGCCGCCTCGCGTGCGGTCGTCGACGCGCTGGCCGCCAAGCCCGAGCCCGTCTACGGGGTCTCCACCGGCTTCGGCGCCCTCGCCGTGATGCACATCAGCCCCGAACTGCGAGCCCAGCTCCAGCGTTCCATCGTGCGTTCGCACGCGGCCGGCATGGGGCCGCGGGTGGAGCGCGAGGTGGTGCGGGCGCTGATGTTCCTGCGGCTGAAGACGCTGGCCTCGGGGCGGACCGGGGTGCGTCCGCTGGTCGCCGAGACCATGGCGGCCATCCTCAACGCCGGGATCACCCCGGTGGTCCACGAGTACGGCTCGCTGGGCTGCTCCGGCGATCTGGCACCGTTGTCGCACTGCGCGCTCACCCTGATGGGCGAGGGCGAGGCGGAGGGCCCGGACGGAGTGGTGCGCCCCTCGGCCGAACTCCTCGCCGAGGCCGGCATCGCCCCGGTCGAGCTGCGCGAGAAGGAGGGGCTGGCGCTGCTCAACGGCACCGACGGCATGCTCGGCATGCTGCTGATGGCCTGCGCCGACCTCGCGGGGCTGTACACCGCCGCCGACATCACCGCGGCGCTGTCGCTGGAGGCGCTGCTCGGCACCGACCGGGTGCTCGCCCCGGAGCTGCACGCCATCCGCCCGCACCCGGGCCAGGCCGCCAGTGCGGAGAACATGCGCCGGGTGCTGGCCGGCTCCGGGCTGACCGGCCACCACCAGGACGAGGCGCCGCGGGTGCAGGACGCGTACTCGATCCGCTGCGCCCCCCAGGTGGCCGGCGCCGGCCGGGACACCCTCGCCCACGCCCTGCTGGTCGCCGAGCGCGAGCTGGCCGCCGCGGTGGACAACCCGGTGGTCCTCCCGGACGGGCGGGTGGAGTCCAACGGCAACTTCCACGGCGCCCCGGTCGCCTACGTGCTCGACTTCCTCGCCATCGCCGCCGCCGACCTCGGTTCGATAGCCGAGCGCCGTACCGACCGGCTGCTGGACAAGAACCGTTCGCACGGCCTGCCGCCGTTCCTCGCCGACGACCCGGGCGTCGACTCCGGGCTGATGATCGCCCAGTACACGCAGGCCGCCCTGGTCGGCGAGAACAAGCGGCTGGCGGTGCCGGCCTCGGCCGACTCCATCCCGTCCTCGGCGATGCAGGAGGACCACGTCTCCATGGGCTGGTCGGCCGCCCGCAAGCTGCGGCAGGCGGTGGACAACCTCGGCCGGGTGCTCGCGGTCGAACTGGTCGCCGCCACCCGGGCGATCGAGCTGCGCGAGCAGTCCAGCCCGGTGCTCACCGCGGCCCCGGCCACCCGCGCCGTCGTCGAGGCGGCCCGTGCGGCGGGCGTCGAGGGGCCGGGACGGGACCGTTTCCTCGCCCCCGACCTGGCGGCGGCCGAGCGGTTCGTCCGCTCCGGGGCCCTGGTCGCCGCGGCCGAGTCGGTCACCGGCCCGCTGGCCTGAGCCCGTCCGGGTCCGCCCGGCTCAGTACGACGGCAGGGCGCGGCGCCGCGCGTACACCAGCAGCGCCGCGCCCATGCCGAGGAAGACCGTCCCGCCGATCACGTACGGGGTGGTGTCGACGCCGCCGGTGTCGGCGAGCCGCGGGCCGGTGACGGCCTGGACGGCGGGGGTGTGCCGCACCGTCGTGTGGTGGACGGGGGCGGCCGGGGGCGCCGGGGTGTGGCCGGCGCTCGCCGCGGCCGTGGGCGTCAGGCAGAGCGCGGCCACCAGGGCGGCCGAAGCGGAGGCGGTGGTGGTGAGCGAGCGGCGCGCGGCCATGGAACCCCCTTGCGGACACGGCGACTTCACCGTGGTCCCCGATGGTAGTGAGGCCCGGCCACGGTACGGAAGCCGGGCAGGAGGCGGCCCTGGCCGCCGCCGTCCGCGGCTGCCGAACCGGTGACGGCCCGCCCCCGCGTTCCGCCGTGTCCGGCCACCACACGACCCGGGGCGCCTACGCTCCGTCACATGAGCACCGAGAACACGCAGGACGAGGCGACCTCCCGGTACGTACGCCTCCAGGTCGAGCTGATCGTCGAACTCACCGACACCGAGGCGCTCACCAGCGCCGCGCTGGACCAGATCGGCGAGGACGAGTACATGCCCGAAGACGAACGCGGCCACGCCGAGGACGCCGTGCGGCGCGACGAGGCGGAGGCGCTGGCCTATCTCGTCGACCCGTTCGACCTGGTCACCTCGGTGCCCGGGATCGAACTGGTCCAGGCGTCCTGGAGCAGCGCGCACACCGACTACGACCCCGACGACGAGGAGTGGGACCTGTACGAGGAGGACGAGGCCGCCGACGAGGACGGCTGACCGGCCCTGCCGTGATCCGCCCGGCGGCGGCACCCCTTCCCCGGCGCCGCCGCCCGGGCACCCCACAAGATCCACACAAGCGGAGCGTGGCATTTCTCACACCCTGTCCCGTCCCGGAACCGGACCTAAGGCGACAGACGTTGCTCATCGGTACGAGATGCTGGACGGATGGAGAAACGCGTGAAGTCCCCGGAAACCGGTACCGGTACCTCCTGTGAGCGCCGCCGAGGACCTCTGGTGCGGCGCGGTCTCGCCGCCGCTTCCGTACTCCTGGGCGGCACGCTGCTGCTCACCGCGTGCGGCGGCTCCGGCTCGGCCGGGGCGTCGGACAAGTCCAAGCAGGCGGCGGCCGACGCCGCGGCGGCCAAGGACGCCTCCGACGCCCAGATAAAGATCACCCCCGGTGACAAGGCCACCAACGTCGGCATCAACAACGACGCCAAGGTCGCCGTCACCGGCGGGACGCTCACCAAGGTCACCATGACCGAGGTCAACTCCGGCAAGCCGGTCTCCGGCGCGATATCCGCCGACGGCCGCAACTGGCAGCCCTCCGGCCCGCTCGACCGCGCCACCGCCTACCGGATCGCCGCCGCCGCCAAGGACGCCAAGGGCCGCGCCGCCACCGCCAACTCGACGTTCACCACGGTCTCCCCGGCGCACAGCTTCATCGCCTACTACACCCCGGACAACGGCACCACGGTCGGCGTCGGCATGCCGGTCTCCATCAACTTCGACAAGGCCATCTCCGACAAGAAGGCCGTCCAGTCGCACATCCAGGTGACCTCCAGCAGCGGCCAGCAGGCCGTCGGCCACTGGTTCGGCGCCAACCGCCTCGACTTCCGGCCCCAGGACTACTGGAAGGCCGGCTCCACGGTCACCCTCAAGCTCGACCTGGACAACGTGCAGGGCGCGCCCGGCGTCACCGGCGTGCAGAGCAAGACCGTCACCTTCCACGTCGGCCGCGCCCAGGTCTCCACGGTCGACGTGAACACCCAGACCATGACGGTCACCCGGGACGGCAAGGTCGTCCGCACCATCCCGGTCTCCACCGGCAGCCCCGAACACACCACGTACAACGGGCAGATGGTGATCTCCGAGAAGTACCTCCAGACCCGCATGGACGGCTCCACGGTGGGCTTCGGCGGCGAGTACGACATCAAGGACGTGCCGCACGCCATGCGGCTGTCCACCTCCGGCACCTTCATCCACGGCAACTACTGGTCGTCCAAGTCGGTCTTCGGCAGCACCGCCACCAGCCACGGCTGCATCGGCCTCAGCGACGTCCAGGGCGCCGGCGACTCCAGCACAGACGCCGCCTGGTTCTACAACAACTCCGAGATCGGCGACGTCGTCGTGGTGAAGAACTCCAACGACCACACGATCGCCCCGGACAACGGCCTCAACGGCTGGAACATGTCCTGGAGCCAGTGGGTGGCCGGCAGCGCCGTCTCCTCCTGACCCCGCCAGGCCCCACGGGCCCCGGCGTCCTGTCCGGGACGCCGGGGCCCTGGTGTTCCGCCGCGCGTCGCGTCGGCGGTTCTCATCCGCGCCTCATGTCGGATTCAGCGGGTTTTGACGTGGGTTGCCTAGGCTCCCCGCCGGTGAGGTGGCCGGAGGGCGAGGGGTGGCGGTGTTCTTCACGTGCTTGCTGGGTGAGGTGCGGCGGCGCGGGTGGGGGGTGGTGTCGCTGGCGGTGGGGATCGCGTGCGGGGTCGCGGTGGCCGTGGTCGTCACGGCGGTGGGGACCGGCGTGGAGCGGGCGCGGGACGGGGTGGTCGCGTCGTCGTACGGGCGCGGTACGGATCTGACGGTCAGCGGTGCGCCGGGGCGGACGGTGACGGGCGCGGCGCGGTTCGCCGGCGGGCAGCGGATCACGGTGGCCGGCCGGGGACCGCTCGGCGCCGGCGTGGTGGCCGCCGTGGCCGGCCGGTCCGGGGTCGCCGCGGCGGCCGGCGGGCTCACCCTGCGGGTCACCCCGGTGGACGGCGCACCGCACCGCGCCACCGCCTCCGCCACCGCCGGGGAACTCGACGGCCGCCACGGCTACGGCGGTTACGGCGGCTACCGCGGCCGGAACGGCACCGGCGACTACCGGGTCGACGGGGTGGACCTCACCGCGCCCGCGCTCGGCCCGCTCACCGCCGCCACCGTCACCGACGGCACCGGCTTCACCCGGGCCCAGGCCGACGCCGCCGTCGCCGTGGTCGACACCGGGTACGCCCGCCGGGCCGGCCTGCGCGTCGGCCGGACCCTGACCATCGGCGGCACGGACTTCCGGGTGATCG belongs to Streptantibioticus cattleyicolor NRRL 8057 = DSM 46488 and includes:
- a CDS encoding ABC transporter permease, whose protein sequence is MFFTCLLGEVRRRGWGVVSLAVGIACGVAVAVVVTAVGTGVERARDGVVASSYGRGTDLTVSGAPGRTVTGAARFAGGQRITVAGRGPLGAGVVAAVAGRSGVAAAAGGLTLRVTPVDGAPHRATASATAGELDGRHGYGGYGGYRGRNGTGDYRVDGVDLTAPALGPLTAATVTDGTGFTRAQADAAVAVVDTGYARRAGLRVGRTLTIGGTDFRVIATVTAAPGAAADVYLPLRQAQRLAGAQDRVTTVYVRTTPGTRAETVRTAIRRGVPGTTVTTAAGLARNVSGSLPVAAGVAEALGRWPAIVAVAAGTVLGASLTRASVGRREAELAELGVLGWPRWRIAAQVAGEAVTGGALGGVLGAALGYGAARLVQAVGPALTARPAGGHTSRVALCAPVGVPLLLAAVALAVGGGLVAGAVGAGRAVRCTG
- a CDS encoding adenylate/guanylate cyclase domain-containing protein, whose amino-acid sequence is MGAGSAAEGAPSAAPGDAVVYGPALPPEDDEPGEGEEPGAGEDPLALRLEHLILGAERRYTPFQAARSAGVPMELASRFWRAMGFADIGQAKALTEADVLALRRLSGLVEAGLLSESMAVQVARSTGQTTARLADWQTDSFLEGLTEPPEPGMTRAEVAYPLVELLLPELEEFLIYVWRRQLAAATSRVAQADDAEAVNRRLAVGFADLVGFTRLTRRLEEEELGELVEAFETTSADLVAAHGGRLIKTLGDEVLYVADDPGVAAEIALRLIETMTGDETMPALRVGMAFGTVTTRMGDVFGTTVNLASRLTSIAPRDAVLVDPELADALRASGDAPVSEGDAGEDEKYRFALQPMWRRPVRGLGVVEPWLLSRRG
- a CDS encoding enoyl-CoA hydratase/isomerase family protein; its protein translation is MAEATAAEERFGEWVAVRRHGDGGHVAELVLDRVKAMNAVSTEMARCVTAACQAVAADHGVRAVVLSSTHDRAFCVGADLKERNSFSDADLGRQRPVTRAAYTAVLDLPVPAIAAVHGFALGGGFELALSCDVIVADPTAVVGLPEVSVGVIPGGGGTQLLPRRVGAAKAAELIFTARRVAAVEAHALGLIDVLTDPGLAREEALALAGRIAANSPVGLRAAKRALRLGQGLGLREGLEVEDGAWREVAFSADRAEGVAAFNEKRRPVWPS
- a CDS encoding L,D-transpeptidase gives rise to the protein MRRGLAAASVLLGGTLLLTACGGSGSAGASDKSKQAAADAAAAKDASDAQIKITPGDKATNVGINNDAKVAVTGGTLTKVTMTEVNSGKPVSGAISADGRNWQPSGPLDRATAYRIAAAAKDAKGRAATANSTFTTVSPAHSFIAYYTPDNGTTVGVGMPVSINFDKAISDKKAVQSHIQVTSSSGQQAVGHWFGANRLDFRPQDYWKAGSTVTLKLDLDNVQGAPGVTGVQSKTVTFHVGRAQVSTVDVNTQTMTVTRDGKVVRTIPVSTGSPEHTTYNGQMVISEKYLQTRMDGSTVGFGGEYDIKDVPHAMRLSTSGTFIHGNYWSSKSVFGSTATSHGCIGLSDVQGAGDSSTDAAWFYNNSEIGDVVVVKNSNDHTIAPDNGLNGWNMSWSQWVAGSAVSS
- the hutH gene encoding histidine ammonia-lyase, producing the protein MDMQTVVLGSSGTSADDVLAVARGAARVELAPEALAEIAASRAVVDALAAKPEPVYGVSTGFGALAVMHISPELRAQLQRSIVRSHAAGMGPRVEREVVRALMFLRLKTLASGRTGVRPLVAETMAAILNAGITPVVHEYGSLGCSGDLAPLSHCALTLMGEGEAEGPDGVVRPSAELLAEAGIAPVELREKEGLALLNGTDGMLGMLLMACADLAGLYTAADITAALSLEALLGTDRVLAPELHAIRPHPGQAASAENMRRVLAGSGLTGHHQDEAPRVQDAYSIRCAPQVAGAGRDTLAHALLVAERELAAAVDNPVVLPDGRVESNGNFHGAPVAYVLDFLAIAAADLGSIAERRTDRLLDKNRSHGLPPFLADDPGVDSGLMIAQYTQAALVGENKRLAVPASADSIPSSAMQEDHVSMGWSAARKLRQAVDNLGRVLAVELVAATRAIELREQSSPVLTAAPATRAVVEAARAAGVEGPGRDRFLAPDLAAAERFVRSGALVAAAESVTGPLA
- a CDS encoding GGDEF domain-containing protein; the encoded protein is MGDREIGGDARLMAVVALARAVAAAQTPVDAARAAAGHVREALGASFAAVSVWERERGLLRVLVNDGRLAPGEERFPADETYPVHDFPEVVEYLHGEWAGGGEPHAWVETADGRGTGPYPHQRVAALRRRGRGCCVVAPIVLHGRAWGELYIARELDEPVFGRADAEFATVLSAVIAAGVAQTERLEEVRRLAFTDPLTGLANRRAVDARLDEALERHRTEGTEVFLVVCDLNGLKRVNDTLGHEVGDKLLVGFGSVLSLCGAMLPGSLAARLGGDEFCLLAEGCAASEVERAAEELCVRARWLGLGDGVAVGVASTDADAGPVRSARRLFRLADAAQYQAKAERSAKPVIAGRAVAELADAPPGPPPEPGERRTFRGRR
- a CDS encoding LAETG motif-containing sortase-dependent surface protein, which gives rise to MAARRSLTTTASASAALVAALCLTPTAAASAGHTPAPPAAPVHHTTVRHTPAVQAVTGPRLADTGGVDTTPYVIGGTVFLGMGAALLVYARRRALPSY